In Chaetodon auriga isolate fChaAug3 chromosome 9, fChaAug3.hap1, whole genome shotgun sequence, the genomic window GAAATCAGTGTGACAGGAGGCATCGATTATGAAGAGGGTCCGAAATATGAAGTGTTTGTTGAAGCCAAAGATGGTTATGGTCTCTCTTCAGAAGCGAAGGTGATTATTGATATCactgatgtgaatgacaacGCCCCTTTGATATATCTAAAATCACTCAATATTCCCATACCTGAGAACGTGTCACCTGGTACAGAGGTCGGAATCATTAACGTGCAGGACAGAGACTCTGAGAACAACCGACAGGTGCACTGCTCCATTCAGCAAAACGTCCCATTTAAGTTGGTTCCCTCTATTAAAAACTATTATTCTCTGGTGAGTACAGGACAACTGGACCGCGAACTCGTGTCTGATTACAACATTACAATCACTGCCACTGACGAgggctctccacctctgtcctcctctaaaAGTGTTCAGTTGTCTGTAGCAGACATCAACGACAACCcacctgtgtttgaggagcagtCGTACAGCGCatatgtgagtgaaaataacaaacctgGCTCCACTTTATGTTCCGTTACTGCTCGAGACCCCGACTGGAGACAGAACGGCACAGTGATTTATTCTCTGTCAGCTGGTGAGGTGAACGGTGCCCCGGTGTCCTCCTATGTGTCTGTGAACGGAGACACGGGGGTGATCCACGCTGTGAGGTCTTTTGATTATGAACAGTTGAGGAGTTTTAAAGTGCACGTGGTGGCCAGAGACAAcggttctcctcctctgagcagcaacgtgaccgtcagtgtgttcatatcggatgtgaatgacaactgtCCTCAGATCCTGTACCCCGCCCCGGAGGGCAACTCGTTCATGACCGAGCTGGTCCCCAAAGCTGCACACGGAGGCTCTCTGGTGTCCAAAGTGATCGCGGTGGACGCGGACTCCGGCCAGAACGCCTGGCTGTCCTATCATATAGTGAAATCCACTGATCCTGGACTTTTCACTATCGGTGTCCACAGCGGAGAGATCAGGACACAGCGGGACATTTCAGAAtctgacagcatgaaacagaacctgattgtgtcagtgaaagataacggacagccctctctgtctgccacgTGCTCCATGTATTTACTTATTTCTGATAACTTGGCTGAGGTGCCAGAACTGAAGGACATTTCTTATGATGAGAAGAATTCCAAACTGACCTCTTATCTGATCATCGCTCTGGTGTCAGTGTCCACCTTTTttctgaccttcatcatcatcatcctgggtGTGAGGTTTTGTCGCAGGAGAAAGCCCAGACTGTTGTTTGATGGAGCAGTCGCCATCCCGAGCGCGTATCTCCCTCCAAATTACGCAGACGTTGACGGCACAGGAACTTTACGCAGCACTTACAATTATGACGCCTACCTGACAACAGGATCTCGAACCAGTGACTTTAAGTTTGTTTCATcttacaatgacaacacactgcCTGCTGACCAGACTCTGAGGAAAGATCCGACTGACTTTGCTGATGTGTTTGGAGATTGTGATGGTTCCCCAGAGGTAggaatacatttcattttactgaACTCATGTTTAGCATCCTGAAGAAGACATTCTTGAGTTTTGCTTTGACTCATTTCCGTTGTATCGTTATCTGTGTTGTGATGGAGGTtgttaagtacagttttgataGGTCTAAGGGTTGTCAAGACGTCATGATCTCGGATCAAGGGTTTAAACGTTAGCTGTTCGTGATACATTTTCTCCTTATAAGTTACAGTGCTGGTTTCACTAAATTCAtatttggattattattatttttttctaacCATGATGTGCGTATTGATCCTGAACTGCTCTCAACGCAAATTTCATAGACTAACTTGACGTCCATCCCCCCGCCACGCAGACAGGTATCCACACACATATAAAGCGCTTGCGCGCCCGTGTCCAATATATTTATACTGTCAATTCTTtggatttcattttatttgttgttgttgttgttgttgttgttgttgttgttgttgttgttgttgtagtagtagtacctTCTTAGACTCCACAGGATTACTCTTTTTGTGTTCCAGTGAGGGAAAGCTTGTCCTTTCCAttccttgtctctctgtccttggTGCTGAACTCCGTTTGATTTGCTGATGCATTTTCAGAGAGAGTTTACCTCTGTGGTTTATGCTGTTGTCATTTTACCCCGTTGGTGAAATTTGTGTCAGTAAATTTGACTTAATACAGATTTGtccaaaatatttgttttactTTCGTCAGTATTTGCATATGAATATGCTGTCGCTGTAGTCTGATGTCATTGTGGGTGTGTCTTCCTGATCGACACTCGTTAGAAGTTTGTCAGTTTTAACGGAAAAGAAGCCGCGGTGTAAAAGCAGTATGGATAAATGAAGAACCGAATCTCTGTGATAATTCTGTTTTCCTAGTGGTGTCTGGCTTTCTTAAGATTGCCCTGTATATGTAAATAATTAATATGTGTATCAGTGAAAAATGCCTACTCGTTTATACTACTACTATGACATGCAGTCTTTCACAGACCGTTTGACAAGCACATGCTAGtgaatttgtgtttgcatattcatttatttgttttctttgatagATACCATATATTATTGTCCAGGAGGAAATGATGCAACAACCAACACAGTACCAAACAAAATTAATACATATCAAAGGCATGTTGCAGCTAACTTTTTCCAGAGCTGgttgagaaggaaaaaaaagaaaaacttttttctgTTGGGTTTGATGCTTTTCAATTGCCTTCACTTCGTCATTGACTTTGGCAACAACTTCAGGACCCTTTATACCTGCTTTAAAGTTTGGCTTTTTTGgggttcagttttttttgtcattcaggTTTCTGATAGACTCtatcttttattttgtctaaAATCCTACATCGCCTTGCTATACCTACACAAATACTCGTGGTGTCAGTGTGTACCAGTAAACGAGAAGGCAGGTCATTCTCCACCCTTCTGCCTCGACGAATTAAaagcctgtctgctgttgtaGCCACGAATACGCATCGTGTAGGACGACaatgtgactttttttgttgttgttgtttgttttttggaagAAATCACGACGTTTTGGAAGGAATCATAATTTCTGAATAGTATTATTTAGTAGGTCTGTGGTGTTTCTCTTAAGGACAATGGGATACAGCAGATTTGCACGCCTCTGTGGCCTTGCTTTTATGTTTCTTGTCCTCCACCTCGTCAATGGAGACGTGAGCTACTCCATCCAGGAGGAAATGAAACGTGGATCTGTAATTGGAAATATCGCAAAGGATCTGGGACTTGATGTGGGCAGACTGTCAGCTCGCAAGGCTCGTATCGATGGTGAAGACAACAACGTGCAGTACTGCGGCATTAACCTCAGCACCGGAGACTTGATTGTGCAAGAGAGGATTGACAGAGAAGGGCTTTGTGCGAAGAAGGCATCGTGTGTTGTTAAACAGGAACTCGTAGTGGAGAATCCTCTAGAACTGCACCGTATAAGTATCCGTGTTCAAGACATTAATGATAATTCACCGCAGTTCAAAGAGGAATCACTAAAAATTGAAATTCGCGAATCAGCGGTAAAGGGTGCGCGTTTTCTCTTGGATGAGGCACACGATGGAGACATCGGAGAAAATGCTGTTCAAGGCTACTCGCTTCAGCAGAAtgatcatttcaaattaaacGTAAACACAAAAGCAGGGGGACGAAAGTATGGTGAACTAGTCTTAGACAAAGAAttagacagagaggacaaaaaggagaTGACGTTATTGCTTACCGCATTCGATGGTGGCTCACCTCGGCGGTCAGGGACTGTAGTCATACACGTTACTGTCCTGGATGCTAATGATAATGTACCAGTGTTTAGCCAGAACGTGTATAAAGCCAGTCTGCCTGAAAATTCTCCTCTGGATAAACTGGTGATCACAGTGAGTGCTACTGATGCGGACGAGGGAGTGAATGGTGAAATTAGCTACGGATTTGACCATGTTTCAGATGAAAACCAAATTTTTTCTCTCAACCCCAAAACAGGAGAAGTTAAAGTTTCTGGATCTATTGATTATGAGAAAGAATCTTCATATGAAATGCAGATCAGCGCTAAAGATGGTCTGGGTTTGGCCTCATATGCAACGTTAATAATTGAAATTACAGACACAAATGACAACGCCCCAGTTATAAACCTCAAATCTCTGTCGAACCCAATACCTGAGAACGTGTCACCTGGTACAGAGGTGGGCATCATTAACGTGCAGGATAGAGATTCCGAGAATAACCGACAGGTGCGCTGCTCCATTCAGCAAAACGTCCCTTTTAAGTTGGTTCCCTCTATCAAAAACTATTATTCTCTGGTGAGCACAGGACAACTGGATCGCGAACTCGTGTCTGATTACAACATTACAATCACTGCCACTGACGAgggctctccacctctgtcctcctctaaaAGTGTTCAGTTATCTGTAGCAGACATCAACGACAACCcacctgtgtttgaggagcagtCGTACAGCGCatatgtgagtgaaaataacaaacctgGCTCCACTTTATGTTCCGTTACTGCTCGAGACCCCGACTGGAGACAGAACGGCACAGTGATTTATTCTCTGTTAGCTGGTGAGGTGAACGGTGCCCCGGTGTCCTCCTATGTGTCTGTGAACGGAGACACGGGGGTGATCCACGCTGTGAGGTCGTTTGATTATGAACAGTTGAGGAGTTTTAAAGTGCACGTGATGGCCAGAGACAAcggttctcctcctctgagcagcaacgtgaccgtcagtgtgttcatatcggatgtgaatgacaactgtCCTCAGATCCTGTACCCCGCCCCGGAGGGCAACTCGTTCATGACCGAGCTGGTCCCCAAAGCTGCACACGGAGGCTCTCTGGTGTCCAAAGTGATCGCGGTGGACGCGGACTCCGGCCAGAACGCCTGGCTGTCCTATCATATAGTGAAATCCACTGATCCTGGACTTTTCACTATCGGTGTCCACAGCGGAGAGATCAGGACACAGCGGGACATTTCTGAAtctgacagcatgaaacagaacctgattgtgtcagtgaaagataacggacagccctctctgtctgccacgTGCTCCATGTATTTACTTATTTCTGATAACTTGGCTGAGGTGCCAGAACTGAAGGACATTTCTTATGATGAGAAGAATTCCAAACTGACCTCTTATCTGATCATCGCTCTGGTGTCAGTGTCCACCTTTTTtttgaccttcatcatcatcatcttggGTGTGAGGTTTTGTCGCAGGAGAAAGCCCAGACTGTTGTTTGATGGAGCAGTCGCCATCCCGAGCGCGTATCTCCCTCCAAATTACGCAGATGTTGACGGCACAGGAACTTTACGCAGCACTTACAATTATGACGCCTACCTGACAACAGGATCTCGAACCAGTGACTTTAAGTTTGTTTCCTCTTACAATGACAACACGCTGCCTGCTGACCAGACTCTGACGAAAAGTCCAACAGACTTTGCTGATGTATTTGGAGACTGTGATGGTTCTCCAGAGGTAGGATCCAGTTTAATTTCACCGATCTCATGTTTAACATCCCGAAGAAGCCATTcttgatttttcctttaattcatTTCAGTTGTGTCGTTTTTTGTGTTGTCATGGAGGTGGTTTAATACAGTTTTAATAAGTCTAAGGGTTGTTAAGACGTCATAATCTCGATCAAGAGTTTAGGCTTCACCTGTCGGTGATACAGTCGTTAGTGATCCATTTTCTCCTAAACAGTCACAGTTCTGGTATCACTGCATtcatatttgtattgtttttttcaatCCATGATGTGCGTTTTTAATCCAATCTGCTCTCAAATTTCCAAATTTCGTAGGCCAACTTAACATTCATCCATCCGCCACGccgcacacatccacacaccgATGAAGCATGCGCACTCGTGTccaatgtgtttattttgtcaatACTTGGGACTTTCTTAtctttatgttgttgttgttgttgttgttgttgttgttgttgttgttgttgttgttgttgttgctataCCCTATTCAACTCCACAGGATTGCTCTTTTTATGTTCCAATAAGGGAACTTGTCCTTTCCGTCccttctttctctgtccttgGTCCTGAACTTCGTTTGATTCGCTATTGCATTTTCAGAAATTGTTTACTTCTGTGGTTTATGCTGTTGTCGCTTTCCCCCGTTGGTGAATTTTGTCTCAGTAAAATTGATTTTGAAgagatttttctattttttttttttttttcaaattgtgCTTGCTTTAGTGTTTACATCTGAATATGTTGATGCTCTAATCTGATATCATCGTGGGAGTCTCTTCCTGATCGAAACTTATTAGACGTTTGTCAGTGTTCACGGAAAATAAGCTGCTGTGTTAAAGTTATGTggataaatgagaaaaaaaaaaaggaacgaGCCTTTTCGATCATTGTCTTTTCCTTGCAGAATCTCGCCTTCTTAAGATGGCCCTGTAAAAATGCGTCCTCGTTCACACTACCATGACATGCAGTCTTTCACAGACCATCTGACAAAATAGCGCATGCTAATGAATTGCTATTTTCATACtcatatatttgttttctttgatagATACCATAGATTTGTGTCCAGGACGACATAATACAACTACCAACACagtacaaaacaaaattaatgtATCTCAAATGCATGTAATTGCACTTAAAATTGTCCAGAGCTGGTTGCAGaaaggggtggggtggggtgggggtgtggggggggggaaGCGACTTCATCCTGAAAGTTTCTTCGTGTTGGATTTTATGCTTTTCAACTGCTGTCAGTTTAAAATTTGATATACTTTAGCACTTTTTCCATTGACTTTGACAACAACTGTTTGGACCTTTCAATCTGCTTTAAACTTTGCCTTTTTTGGTGTTCTCTTTTATCATTCAAGTTTGTGAAAGACTCTATCTTTTAACTTGTCTAAAATCCTACATCGCCTTGCTATACCTACACAAATACTCGTGGTGTCAGTGTGTACCAGTAAACGAGAAGGCAGGTCATTCTCCACCCTTCTGCCTCGACGAATTAAAAGCCTGACTCTGCTGTTGTGGCGACAAAAAACGTATCGTGTAGGACTGCAATGtgacatttttgctgttttttggaaGGAATCGCGACGTATTGAGAGGATTCCCAACTTCTGAAAAGTATTTTAACTGAGTCTGTGGTGTTTCTCTGAGTAACAATGGGATACAGCAGATTTGCACGCCTCTGTGGccttgcttttatttttcttttcctccacctcGTTTATGGAGACGTGAGCTACTCTATCCCGGAGGAAATGAAACGTGGATCTGTAATTGGAAATATCGCAAAGGATCTGGGACTTGATGTGAGCAGACTGTCAGCTCGCAAGGCTCGTATCGATAGTGAAGACAACAATGTGCAGTACTGCGGCATTAACCTCAGCACCGGAGACTTGGTCGTACAAGAGAGGATTGACAGAGAAGGGCTTTGTGCGAAAAAGGCATCGTGTGTTTTTAAACAGGAACTCGTACTGGAAAATCCACTGGAACTGCACCGTATAAGTATCCGTGTTCAAGATATTAATGATAATTCACCGCAATTCAAAGAGGAGTCACTTAAATTTGAAATTCGGGAATCAGCGGACAAGGGTGCGCGTTTTCTCTTGGATGAGGCACACGATGGAGACATCGGAGAAAATGCTGTTCAAGGCTACTCGCTTCAGCAGAAtgatcatttcaaattaaacGTAAACACAAAAGCAGGGGGGCGAAAGTCTGGTGAACTAGTCTTAGACAAAGAAttagacagagaggacaaaaaggagaTGATGTTATTGCTTACCGCATTCGATGGTGGCTCACCTCGGCGGTCAGGGAC contains:
- the LOC143325917 gene encoding protocadherin gamma-A12-like isoform X27, encoding MMHIPTVFQSYGFVVFFVVVHRAHGDLSYSVQEELKRGSVIGNIAKDLGLEVGRLSARKARVDMEGNDKQYCGINLRSGDLIVADRIDREEHCGEKPSCVLKFDLLLENPLELHRLSLQVQDVNDNAPIFPKDIIKIEIRESAAKGARYRINAAHDADIGKNSVENYVLQQNPHFVFSIQTTRAGSKYGELVLDKELDREEQQEMKLLLTAVDGGSPQRSGTVVIHVIVLDANDNAPVFTEAVYTATLPENSPVNTPVVTVSASDADEGVNGEITYEFSRISDKSRNLFSLDQKTGEISVTGGIDYEEGPKYEVFVEAKDGYGLSSEAKVIIDITDVNDNAPLIYLKSLNIPIPENVSPGTEVGIINVQDRDSENNRQVHCSIQQNVPFKLVPSIKNYYSLVSTGQLDRELVSDYNITITATDEGSPPLSSSKSVQLSVADINDNPPVFEEQSYSAYVSENNKPGSTLCSVTARDPDWRQNGTVIYSLSAGEVNGAPVSSYVSVNGDTGVIHAVRSFDYEQLRSFKVHVVARDNGSPPLSSNVTVSVFISDVNDNCPQILYPAPEGNSFMTELVPKAAHGGSLVSKVIAVDADSGQNAWLSYHIVKSTDPGLFTIGVHSGEIRTQRDISESDSMKQNLIVSVKDNGQPSLSATCSMYLLISDNLAEVPELKDISYDEKNSKLTSYLIIALVSVSTFFLTFIIIILGVRFCRRRKPRLLFDGAVAIPSAYLPPNYADVDGTGTLRSTYNYDAYLTTGSRTSDFKFVSSYNDNTLPADQTLRKDPTDFADVFGDCDGSPEQKPPNNDWRFTQGQRPGPSGPHMPYGTHIRWTPKSGTRATGGPEVAMGTGPWPQPPTEAEQLQALMAAANEVSEATATLGPGTMGLSTRYSPQFTLQHVPDYRQNVYIPGSTATLTSNPQQQQATAQQATQQALPPPQASAQPEPPKAAQTPASKKKSTKKEKK
- the LOC143325917 gene encoding protocadherin gamma-A11-like isoform X29 is translated as MGYSRFARLCGLAFMFLVLHLVNGDVSYSIQEEMKRGSVIGNIAKDLGLDVGRLSARKARIDGEDNNVQYCGINLSTGDLIVQERIDREGLCAKKASCVVKQELVVENPLELHRISIRVQDINDNSPQFKEESLKIEIRESAVKGARFLLDEAHDGDIGENAVQGYSLQQNDHFKLNVNTKAGGRKYGELVLDKELDREDKKEMTLLLTAFDGGSPRRSGTVVIHVTVLDANDNVPVFSQNVYKASLPENSPLDKLVITVSATDADEGVNGEISYGFDHVSDENQIFSLNPKTGEVKVSGSIDYEKESSYEMQISAKDGLGLASYATLIIEITDTNDNAPVINLKSLSNPIPENVSPGTEVGIINVQDRDSENNRQVRCSIQQNVPFKLVPSIKNYYSLVSTGQLDRELVSDYNITITATDEGSPPLSSSKSVQLSVADINDNPPVFEEQSYSAYVSENNKPGSTLCSVTARDPDWRQNGTVIYSLLAGEVNGAPVSSYVSVNGDTGVIHAVRSFDYEQLRSFKVHVMARDNGSPPLSSNVTVSVFISDVNDNCPQILYPAPEGNSFMTELVPKAAHGGSLVSKVIAVDADSGQNAWLSYHIVKSTDPGLFTIGVHSGEIRTQRDISESDSMKQNLIVSVKDNGQPSLSATCSMYLLISDNLAEVPELKDISYDEKNSKLTSYLIIALVSVSTFFLTFIIIILGVRFCRRRKPRLLFDGAVAIPSAYLPPNYADVDGTGTLRSTYNYDAYLTTGSRTSDFKFVSSYNDNTLPADQTLTKSPTDFADVFGDCDGSPEQKPPNNDWRFTQGQRPGPSGPHMPYGTHIRWTPKSGTRATGGPEVAMGTGPWPQPPTEAEQLQALMAAANEVSEATATLGPGTMGLSTRYSPQFTLQHVPDYRQNVYIPGSTATLTSNPQQQQATAQQATQQALPPPQASAQPEPPKAAQTPASKKKSTKKEKK